Proteins encoded in a region of the Triticum dicoccoides isolate Atlit2015 ecotype Zavitan chromosome 3A, WEW_v2.0, whole genome shotgun sequence genome:
- the LOC119270772 gene encoding metallothionein-like protein 2C yields the protein MSCCGGNCGCGTACKCGNGCGGCNMYPEAEAAGATLLVSATATHKASSGGMEMAAENGGCGCTQCKCGTSCGCSCCSC from the exons ATGTCTTGCTGCGGAGGAAACTGCGGCTGCGGCACCGCCTGCAAGTGCGGCAACGGCTGCGGCGGCTGCAACATGTAcccggaggccgaggccgccggcGCCACCCTCCTCGtctccgccaccgccacccacaAGGC GAGCTCCGGCGGCATGGAGATGGCGGCCGAGAACGGCGGCTGCGGCTGCACCCAGTGCAAGTGCGGCACCAGCTGCGGCTGCTCCTGCTGCAGCTgctag